The following proteins are encoded in a genomic region of Periophthalmus magnuspinnatus isolate fPerMag1 chromosome 10, fPerMag1.2.pri, whole genome shotgun sequence:
- the bicc2 gene encoding bicaudal C homolog 2, protein MAATTTTSSEDNTSVSSSTVGPDLSETSPGSGPETDPEPAESQSGDPKERDEEEEGDADGTPATGLDKDPECVEERFRIDRKKLEHMLYSPKTDVTETGEEFFERVMRETGTQVKWPSKLKIGAKSKKDPHVKVEGKRDNVLQAKKMILEVLETRVNKVTLKMDVAYTEHSHVIGKGGGNIKKVMEVTSCHIHFPDSNRHNASGEKSNQVSIAGPIDGVEEARKQIRDLQPLALTFDLPVSLVPQPLPDISSPLVQQVVQSFGISVSFRAVPQTQPGFYGSCCTVWGLQGNATNVKKATCILMELLMGSEVAAGVVSTQLDVTSQQHLFLLGQNGAHFLSVMHQTQTQIILPDLSAPQSPPTLLIQGNPDGVCLARQQLMDCLPVCLMFDMREDGEADPSKLAQMMQNLGVFISVKPKVKQTSKSVVVKGLERNISCLYEARRLLLGLDSSESAKETQVTPDPLTAGSGLTHYWLNMLLQQLRISEQGTPLAPSSETAKPRPLPPPGLNPPSDESRTALKGTDCRPLEKIPENEDASDQSEDEDPKDTSPDIYDTVSSSGLNRVGFLSRRGSLPTPDINRIYGRGRRHSTGQALSYRLLNSSEEGGRRSSLRGDHADSFRSEDFDYEKKKLLATRAMQRKPVVTEVRTPTDTWSGLGFSKSMPAEAIKELRNVSRRSYKPYLSTNQQPWAAQMNKVCNGSESENWRERRGSSSSSSSPSSPPSTLTSASAFPAFSSSGSRGRSDKTLDSFSCSSSYFDGVCSSRRASTCSQRSPSPQMSDDLPELLSQLGLLKYIDVFEEQEIDYQTFLTLSDDDLKEVGVSTFGARRKMLLAISDLNKSKRRLLDASSVKSGYLEGGASGRLPRIMDLDAAAQSNHW, encoded by the exons ATGGCTGCCACTACCACCACCAGCTCTGAGGATAACACTTCTGTTTCCTCCTCTACAGTGGGACCTGACCTATCCGAAACTAGTCCCGGATCTGGACCAGAGACAGACCCTGAGCCCGCGGAGTCCCAGAGTGGTGACCcaaaggagagagatgaggaagaggagggggacgCAGACGGGACCCCAGCTACAGGACTGGACAAGGACCCTGAGTGTGTGGAAGAGAGGTTCAGGATTGACAGGAAGAAGCTGGAGCACATGTTATATT CTCCAAAGACGGACGTCacggagacaggagaggagttTTTCGAGCGA GTGATGCGGGAGACTGGGACACAGGTGAAATGGCCATCCAAGCTGAAGATTGGTGCCAAGTCAAAGAAAG ATCCACATGTAAAAGTGGAGGGCAAAAGAGACAATGTTTTACAAGCAAAGAAGATGATTTTGGAAGTCCTTGAAACCAGG GTGAACAAGGTGACTCTAAAGATGGACGTGGCGTACACAGAGCACTCCCATGTGATTGGCAAGGGCGGGGGAAACATCAAAAAGGTCATGGAGGTCACGTCTTGTCATATCCACTTTCCGGATTCAAATCGGCACAATGCATCTGGAGAGAAAAGCAACCAG GTGTCTATCGCTGGACCCATAGATGGTGTGGAAGAAGCCAGAAAACAGATTAGA GATCTGCAGCCGCTggccttgacctttgacctgcctGTAAGCTTGGTGCCGCAGCCCTTGCCTGATATCAGTTCCCCGCTCGTCCAGCAGGTGGTGCAATCTTTCGGCATCAGTGTCAGCTTTAGGGCAGTGCCTCAAACGCAGCCTGGTTTCTATGGAAGCTGCTGCACGGTCTGGGGGCTGCAGGGAAACGCAACAAATGTCAAG AAAGCCACCTGTATCCTGATGGAACTGCTCATGGGGTCAGAGGTCGCAGCTGGGGTCGTGAGCACTCAGCTGGATGTGACCTCACAGCAGCACCTCTTCCTGTTGGGACAGAACGGAGCTCACTTCCTCAGCGTCATGCACCAAACCCAAACGCAGATCATTTTACCGGACCTGAGCGCGCCACAGAGCCCCCCCACTCTGCTCATCCAGGGTAATCCTGACGGGGTATGCCTGGCCCGACAACAGCTCATG GACTGCCTGCCTGTCTGTTTGATGTTCGACatgagagaggatggagaggcaGATCCCTCTAAACTGGCTCAGATGATGCAAAACCTGGGAGTCTTCATTAGTGTCAAGCCAAAAGTCAAACAAACCAGCAAG tCAGTGGTAGTAAAAGGTTTGGAGAGGAACATTTCTTGTCTTTATGAGGCGCGTCGTCTCCTCCTCGGTCTGGATTCCAGTGAAAGTGCCAAAGAAACCCaagtgacccctgaccccttaACGGCCGGCAGCGGATTGACCCACTACTGGCTTAACATGTTACTGCAGCAGCTTAGGATCTCTGAGCAGG GCACTCCGCTTGCTCCATCTTCAGAGactgctaagccccgccccttgcCACCTCCAGGCCTCAACCCTCCCTCTGATGAAAGTAGGACTGCGCTGAAGGGAACAGACTGCCGTCCACTAGAAAAG ATTCCAGAAAATGAGGATGCGTCTGACCAATCAGAAGATGAGGATCCTAAGGACACGTCTCCTGACATTTATGATACAGTGAGCAGCAGCGGTTTAAACAGAGTGGGCTTTCTGTCTCGAAGGGGCAGCCTCCCGACTCCAGATATCAACAGGATTTATGGCAGAGGAAGACGCCATTCAACAGGACAGGCCCTCTCATACAG ATTACTAAACAGCTCAGAGGAGGGAGGGCGGCGGAGCAGCCTGAGGGGCGACCATGCTGACTCATTCAGATCTGAG GATTTTGACTATGAGAAGAAAAAGCTGCTTGCTACCAGAG CCATGCAGAGGAAGCCTGTGGTGACTGAAGTGCGGACACCGACGGACACATGGAGCGGTCTGGGTTTCTCTAAGTCGATGCCAGCGGAGGCCATCAAAGAGCTACGCAACGTTAGCCGGCGCAGCTACAAACCTTACCTGAGCACCAACCAGCAG CCTTGGGCCGCTCAGATGAACAAAGTGTGCAATGGCAGCGAGTCTGAGaactggagagagaggaggggctcatcttcctcctcttcatccccctcttctcctccctccacccTCACATCCGCCTCTGCCTTCCCTGCATTCTCATCCTCCgggagcagaggcaggagcgaCAAAACCT TGGACAGCTTCTCCTGCAGCAGTAGTTACTTCGATGGGGTGTGCTCTTCACGCCGGGCATCGACCTGTAGCCAGagaagcccctcccctcagatgtCAGACGACCTGCCAGAGCTGCTCAGCCAACTGGGCCTGCTAAAATACATCGACGTGTTTGAAGAACAGGAG ATTGACTACCAGACTTTTCTCACTCTTTCTGACGATGACCTGAAGGAAGTGGGTGTCTCTACCTTTGGAGCCAGGCGCAAAATGCTGCTAGCTATTTCAG ACCTCAACAAGAGCAAGAGAAGGCTGCTGGATGCGTCCAGTGTGAAATCTGGGTATCTGGAGGGCGGAGCAAGCGGGCGCCTCCCACGAATAATGGACCTAGACGCCGCAGCTCAGAGCAACCACTGGTGA
- the dele1 gene encoding death ligand signal enhancer — MWRVQGLFVRVLHRYHANSPLRLTQNHHHVEDEVINTSSLLSNSRHSSDCSSQRDEDGKKRRKQRTSHFTFADLSRYTALDAVGWGAAAVLFMQVCRRIHSQFSGSEPHSITGGQTEPSSLRKCGYRILLEILSRRDVLPRGRSVLCLEGVPDTRTQDLAINQSSNSGSSSSEASQLSDILEDQLSSGSPFPDHQRALIDCDSSSFEDSLLPSSSLESLNKPHKTVTADINGQDVLSKNEKLEEAAQNLRHVGDSSIPVILNIIGLQNANSENYEEAFSCFLAAAQLGYSKAQFNTGVCYEKGRGVSWDMEKAMHYYGQAAANGHAQAQYRYAKLLLTSRGQLSEDELKTATNLLEEASAAGLTKALLCLASVYSQKPQKDANKSVQYLKMAAESGDNTALLFLGQCYEKGLGISQNLSKAVDYYRQAAKGGNKQAKSFLESLGTKDMNTQGVHLRAIRSVPCFQQPLSSLGISTTMSSSGTHLPSTLIPHSWSTGSLCVPPALPSLPFHLHPQSNTGNPCKWTLGIG, encoded by the exons ATGTGGCGAGTTCAAGGCTTGTTTGTAAGAG TTTTACACCGTTATCATGCCAATAGCCCCCTGCGCCTCACCCAAAACCACCATCACGTGGAGGATGAAGTTATCAACACCTCATCACTCCTTTCCAACTCCCGTCACTCCTCTGACTGCAG tTCCCAGAGAGATGAGGatggaaagaagaggaggaagcagaggactTCACACTTCACATTTGCAGATCTCTCACGTTACACAGCGCTGGATGCCGTGGGATGG GGGGCAGCAGCAGTCTTGTTCATGCAGGTGTGCAGGAGGATTCACTCCCAGTTCTCTGGGTCTGAACCCCATTCTATCACAGGAGGCCAGACTGAGCCCTCCAGCCTGCGCAAATGTGGCTACCGGATCCTGCTAGAGATTT TGTCGAGGCGTGATGTCTTGCCCAGAGGAAGAAGTGTTTTGTGTCTAGAGGGAGTCCCAGATACACGGACTCAAGATTTGGCCATAAATCAGAGCAGCAAcagtggtagcagcagtagtgaaGCCAGTCAGCTCAGTGACATTCTTGAAGACCAGCTATCTTCTGGAAGTCCTTTTCctgaccaccagagggccctCATAGACTGTGATTCCTCTTCATTCG AAGACTCACtgcttccttcttcctctctggaAAGTTTAAATAAACCCCATAAGACCGTGACTGCAGATATCAATGGCCAA gaTGTTTTATCAAAGAATGAAAAGCTAGAGGAAGCAGCTCAAAACCTCAGACATGTGGGAGACAGCAGTATTCCTGTTATCCTCAACATAATTG gtttacAAAATGCCAACAGTGAGAATTATGAGGAAGCATTTTCCTGCTTTTTGGCTGCAGCTCAGCTCGGTTACAGTAAAGCCCAGTTTAACACTGGTGTTTGTTATGAAAAAGGTCGAGGAGTCAGCTGGGACATGGAAAAA GCAATGCACTACTATGGACAAGCGGCAGCTAATGGCCATGCCCAAGCTCAGTATCGTTATGCTAAGTTGCTTTTGACCAGTAGGGGGCAGCTCAGTGAGGACGAACTGAAGACTGCAACCAATCTTCTGGAGGAGGCTTCTGCTGCTGGACTAACCAAG gctctgctctgtctcgcCTCTGTTTATTCCCAAAAGCCTCAAAAGGATGCAAACAAGTCTGTGCAGTACCTGAAGATGGCAGCAGAGAGTGGA GACAACACTGCTCTGCTCTTTCTGGGTCAGTGCTATGAAAAAGGCCTTGGGATCTCCCAGAATCTAAGTAAAGCAGTCGATTACTACAGGCAAGCTGCGAAAGGGGGGAACAAACAGGCAAAGAGCTTTCTGGAGTCTCTTGGTACCAAAGATATGAACA CTCAAGGTGTCCATTTGCGCGCTATTCGCTCAGTTCCCTGTTTCCAACAACCACTTTCATCTTTGGGCATTAGTACCACCATGTCTTCCAGTGGCACCCACCTCCCATCCACCCTCATACCCCACTCCTGGAGCACCGGCAGCCTTTGTGTCCCTCCTGCTTTGCCCTCTCTGCCTTTTCACCTCCATCCACAGAGTAACACGGGAAACCCCTGTAAATGGACCCTGGGAATTGGATAG